Proteins co-encoded in one Sulfuricaulis limicola genomic window:
- the mreD gene encoding rod shape-determining protein MreD, producing the protein MRLGPDGRRRVTLIGTFAAAVILAIMPFPVWAEPFRPDWVGLVLIYWCLAVPERVSVGTGWLMGFIQDILYGSLLGSNALAKSLTAFLAVRLHLQLRMFPRWQQAVSVLGLLVVNQLLVLWIRGAIGQAPETFSYWTPSIVGALLWPWLFVILRDLRRRGGIA; encoded by the coding sequence ATGAGACTGGGCCCGGACGGGCGCCGCCGCGTGACGCTGATCGGCACCTTCGCCGCCGCGGTCATACTCGCCATCATGCCGTTTCCGGTGTGGGCCGAACCGTTCCGGCCCGACTGGGTCGGACTGGTGCTGATCTACTGGTGCCTGGCCGTTCCGGAGCGCGTTTCCGTCGGCACCGGATGGCTGATGGGTTTCATCCAGGACATCCTGTACGGCTCGCTGCTCGGCAGCAACGCGCTCGCCAAAAGCCTGACGGCGTTCCTCGCCGTGCGCCTGCATTTGCAGTTGCGCATGTTTCCGCGCTGGCAACAGGCGGTGTCGGTGCTCGGGCTGCTGGTGGTCAATCAATTGCTGGTGCTGTGGATTCGCGGCGCCATCGGCCAGGCCCCGGAGACGTTCAGTTACTGGACGCCCAGCATCGTCGGCGCCCTGTTGTGGCCGTGGCTGTTCGTCATCCTGCGCGACCTGCGGCGACGCGGCGGCATTGCTTGA
- a CDS encoding septal ring lytic transglycosylase RlpA family protein, with translation MTSRWLLLIPLLLLLSACGTLSRPGGYYEDDGPETSPPADIANIPDAVPKDEPRSASGNNPYSVYGVTYTPLADTGGYRERGVASWYGKKFHGKRTSSGEPYDMYAMTAAHKTLPLPSYVRVRNLQNDRSVVVRVNDRGPFLHNRLIDLSYAAAARLGILGTGTGVVEIEAVGPGEPATQVVKTYPLQIIPPAAAAEEISVAPAPAANPKLYLQVGAFAQRENAVSLRDRLEREALRPIFVQSSQTSGGTDAAPVYRVRIGPLASVEEGDRLTERAAQLGIRDARIVVE, from the coding sequence ATGACCTCACGCTGGTTGCTGTTGATTCCATTACTGCTGCTGCTTTCCGCCTGCGGCACGCTCTCGCGTCCCGGCGGCTATTACGAAGACGATGGTCCCGAGACCAGCCCGCCGGCCGACATCGCGAATATTCCGGACGCGGTGCCGAAGGACGAGCCCCGCTCCGCCTCCGGCAACAACCCCTATTCGGTCTATGGCGTCACCTACACGCCGCTGGCGGATACCGGCGGTTACCGCGAGCGCGGCGTCGCCTCCTGGTATGGAAAGAAATTTCACGGCAAGCGCACCTCGAGCGGCGAACCCTACGACATGTACGCCATGACCGCGGCGCACAAGACACTGCCGCTGCCATCCTACGTGCGCGTGCGTAACCTGCAGAATGACCGCTCCGTGGTCGTGCGCGTCAATGACCGCGGGCCGTTTCTGCACAACCGCCTGATCGATCTTTCCTACGCCGCGGCCGCCAGGCTCGGCATTCTCGGCACCGGCACCGGTGTCGTCGAGATCGAGGCCGTCGGTCCCGGCGAGCCCGCGACGCAGGTGGTCAAGACCTATCCGCTCCAGATCATCCCGCCGGCCGCGGCGGCCGAGGAAATATCCGTGGCCCCGGCACCGGCGGCGAATCCGAAACTCTATCTGCAAGTGGGGGCGTTCGCGCAGCGGGAGAACGCCGTCAGCCTGCGCGACCGCCTCGAACGCGAGGCGCTGCGGCCGATATTCGTCCAGTCTTCCCAAACCAGCGGCGGCACGGATGCCGCGCCGGTCTACCGCGTGCGCATCGGGCCGCTGGCCAGCGTGGAGGAAGGCGACCGCCTGACGGAACGCGCCGCGCAGCTCGGCATCCGTGACGCCCGCATCGTGGTCGAGTGA
- the mreC gene encoding rod shape-determining protein MreC, giving the protein MINVFGRPIGAPSHLTRLVLLSALSVALMMLDHRGHHLEKIRAGLNTLAYPIQLIAATPAYVVGGLADFFTTRGTLRVDNEKLLAERQALLAKLQQFEALEQENQRLRQMLVSAAQVADRAIAAELVEVSAEPFTRKVVVAKGAKDGVYVGQSVIDAHGIMGQVTQVAGNVSRVTLITDAGHAIPVLDNRSGLRALVFGTGNPDTVKVPYLTANADIQEGDLLVSSGMGGTFPPGYPVAQVTKIVNDPNEAFLSITARPAAQLNHGKQVLLIWRVSATPKSGGKSK; this is encoded by the coding sequence ATGATTAACGTTTTCGGCCGACCCATCGGGGCGCCCTCCCATCTCACCCGGCTGGTCCTGCTGTCCGCCCTGTCGGTGGCGCTGATGATGCTCGACCATCGCGGGCATCACCTGGAAAAAATCCGCGCCGGCCTGAACACCCTGGCCTACCCCATCCAGCTGATCGCCGCCACCCCGGCCTACGTGGTCGGCGGCCTGGCTGACTTCTTCACCACCCGCGGCACCCTGCGCGTGGACAACGAGAAACTGCTGGCCGAACGCCAGGCGTTGCTGGCCAAGCTGCAGCAGTTCGAGGCCCTGGAACAGGAAAACCAGCGTCTGCGCCAGATGCTGGTGAGCGCCGCGCAGGTGGCCGACAGGGCCATCGCGGCCGAGCTGGTCGAGGTCAGCGCCGAACCGTTCACGCGCAAGGTCGTCGTCGCCAAGGGCGCCAAGGACGGCGTGTACGTCGGCCAGTCGGTGATCGACGCGCACGGCATCATGGGCCAGGTCACGCAGGTGGCCGGCAACGTCAGTCGCGTGACGCTCATCACCGACGCCGGTCACGCCATTCCCGTGCTCGACAACCGCAGCGGCCTGCGCGCCCTGGTCTTCGGCACCGGCAATCCCGACACGGTCAAAGTGCCCTACCTCACCGCCAACGCCGACATCCAGGAAGGCGACCTGCTGGTGAGCTCCGGCATGGGCGGGACGTTTCCGCCGGGTTACCCGGTGGCGCAGGTGACGAAGATCGTGAACGATCCGAACGAGGCGTTCCTGTCCATCACTGCCAGACCCGCGGCGCAGCTCAACCACGGCAAGCAGGTGCTGCTGATCTGGCGCGTTAGCGCGACGCCCAAGAGCGGAGGCAAATCCAAATGA
- the gatC gene encoding Asp-tRNA(Asn)/Glu-tRNA(Gln) amidotransferase subunit GatC, whose translation MSLDREQVRKIAHLARLHITGQEADAYAGTLSRILGLIEQMNAVDTAGVAPMAHPNEAGLRLREDAVTESDQREKFQKIAPAVEAGLYLVPKVIE comes from the coding sequence ATGTCTCTGGACCGCGAACAGGTACGCAAGATCGCGCATCTTGCGCGTTTGCACATCACCGGGCAAGAGGCCGACGCCTACGCCGGCACGCTTTCCCGCATCCTCGGTCTGATCGAGCAGATGAACGCGGTGGACACCGCTGGCGTCGCGCCCATGGCCCATCCGAACGAGGCCGGCCTGCGGCTGCGCGAGGATGCGGTCACCGAGTCCGATCAGCGCGAGAAATTCCAGAAAATCGCCCCGGCGGTCGAGGCCGGGCTGTACCTGGTCCCCAAGGTCATAGAGTAG
- the rodA gene encoding rod shape-determining protein RodA, translating into MNIERLHLDKTLFYALLALAAISLFVVYSGSAKDLDATLGHLLRLVLGFTVLLFVAQIRPEILERWSPYIFVAGMLLLIAVLAIGVIGKGAQRWLNLGFFQFQPSEIMKLGVPMMLAWFLARGNLPPTLPKLALGFLIMAIPAFMIFKQPDLGTALLVFGAGTFVLFLGGMRWRVIITLLTVIAIAAPFAWGHLHDYQRQRVLTLFNPEADPLGTGYHTIQAMIAVGSGGIYGKGWLNSSQAHLDYLPESSTDFIFAVYAEEFGLLGSLLMLSIYTIIVARGLLIAYLAKDTYTRLLAGSLSLTFFLYFFVNMGMVTGILPIVGVPLPVMSYGGTSIVTIMAAFGIIMSIQTHRKITE; encoded by the coding sequence ATGAATATAGAACGGCTGCATCTCGACAAGACCCTGTTCTACGCGCTGCTGGCGCTGGCGGCCATCAGCCTGTTCGTGGTCTACAGCGGCAGCGCCAAGGACCTGGACGCCACTCTCGGCCATCTCCTGCGGCTGGTGCTCGGCTTCACCGTGCTGCTGTTCGTGGCCCAGATACGGCCCGAGATTCTGGAACGATGGTCGCCCTATATCTTCGTCGCCGGCATGCTGCTGCTGATCGCGGTGCTGGCCATCGGCGTGATCGGCAAGGGCGCGCAGCGCTGGCTGAACCTCGGCTTTTTCCAGTTTCAGCCTTCCGAGATCATGAAACTGGGCGTGCCGATGATGCTGGCGTGGTTTCTCGCGCGCGGCAACCTGCCACCGACGCTGCCGAAGCTGGCGCTGGGTTTTCTCATCATGGCGATTCCCGCCTTCATGATCTTCAAGCAGCCCGATCTCGGCACGGCACTGCTCGTGTTCGGCGCCGGCACCTTCGTGCTGTTCCTCGGAGGCATGCGCTGGCGCGTGATCATCACCCTGCTCACCGTCATCGCCATCGCCGCGCCGTTCGCGTGGGGTCACCTGCACGATTACCAGCGCCAGCGCGTGCTCACGCTGTTCAACCCGGAGGCCGATCCGCTCGGCACCGGTTATCACACCATCCAGGCCATGATCGCCGTGGGTTCCGGCGGCATCTACGGCAAGGGCTGGCTCAATTCCAGCCAGGCGCATCTGGATTACCTGCCGGAATCCTCCACCGACTTCATCTTCGCCGTGTACGCGGAGGAGTTCGGCCTGCTCGGCAGCCTGTTGATGCTATCGATTTACACCATTATCGTCGCGCGCGGCCTGTTGATCGCCTACCTCGCCAAGGACACGTACACGCGCCTGCTGGCGGGGAGTCTGAGCCTGACCTTCTTCCTGTATTTCTTCGTGAACATGGGCATGGTCACCGGCATCCTGCCCATCGTCGGCGTGCCGCTGCCGGTGATGAGCTACGGCGGAACTTCCATCGTAACGATCATGGCGGCGTTCGGCATCATCATGAGCATCCAGACGCATCGCAAGATCACTGAATAA
- a CDS encoding rod shape-determining protein: protein MFKSLRGFFSSDIAIDLGTANTLIFVRDKGIVLNEPSVVAIRQDFTSRNNRAILAVGHEAKKMLGRTPGSIQAIRPMKEGVIADFTITGEMLKYFIRKVHENRLFQPSPRIVICVPCGSTQVERRAIREAAMSTGAREVFLIEEPMAAAIGADLPIMEATGSMVLDIGGGTSEVGVISLGGIVYSHSLRIAGDKMDESIVNYVRRKYGLLIGEASAEQVKKEIGTAWEGSEIKQVEVKGRHIADGVPRAQALNSQEIHAALSECLAGIIGAIKIALEQTPPELGADIAEKGLVVSGGGALLRDIDRMLAEQTGLPIIITEDPLTCVVRGCGRALMEAETLGDVFVYE from the coding sequence ATGTTCAAAAGCCTTCGTGGTTTCTTTTCCAGCGATATCGCCATCGACCTGGGCACCGCCAACACCCTGATTTTCGTGCGCGACAAGGGCATCGTGCTGAACGAGCCCTCGGTCGTCGCCATCCGCCAGGACTTCACCAGCCGCAACAACCGCGCCATTCTCGCCGTCGGTCACGAGGCCAAGAAGATGCTCGGCCGCACCCCGGGCTCGATCCAGGCGATCCGCCCGATGAAGGAAGGCGTGATCGCCGACTTCACCATCACCGGCGAGATGCTCAAGTACTTCATCCGCAAGGTGCACGAGAACCGGCTGTTCCAGCCGAGCCCGCGCATCGTCATCTGCGTGCCCTGCGGCTCGACGCAGGTCGAGCGCCGCGCCATTCGCGAGGCGGCGATGAGCACCGGCGCGCGCGAAGTGTTTCTCATCGAGGAACCGATGGCCGCGGCGATCGGCGCCGACCTGCCGATCATGGAAGCCACCGGCTCGATGGTGCTCGACATCGGCGGCGGCACCAGCGAGGTCGGCGTGATCTCGCTCGGCGGCATCGTGTATTCGCATTCGCTGCGCATCGCCGGCGACAAGATGGACGAGTCGATCGTCAACTACGTGCGCCGCAAGTACGGCCTGCTCATCGGCGAGGCCAGCGCCGAGCAGGTGAAGAAGGAAATCGGCACCGCCTGGGAAGGCAGCGAGATCAAGCAGGTGGAGGTCAAGGGCCGGCACATCGCCGACGGCGTGCCGCGCGCGCAGGCGCTGAACAGCCAGGAAATCCACGCGGCGCTCTCGGAATGCCTCGCCGGCATCATCGGCGCCATCAAGATCGCGCTGGAACAGACGCCGCCGGAACTCGGCGCCGACATCGCCGAAAAGGGCCTGGTGGTCTCGGGCGGCGGCGCGCTGCTGCGCGACATCGACCGCATGCTCGCGGAACAGACCGGGCTGCCGATCATCATCACGGAAGATCCCCTCACCTGCGTGGTGCGCGGCTGCGGCCGGGCGCTCATGGAGGCCGAAACACTGGGCGATGTTTTTGTATACGAATAG
- the mltB gene encoding lytic murein transglycosylase B, producing MAQALNLAKYPALRSFAAEMGEKHGFSAKELKQVFRCATIRPDIIEAMERPRELLPWYEYRKSFVTEDGAQRGVRFWKEYARDISRAQEQYGVAPEIIVAIIGVETRYGRNAGNYPILDALTTLTLQYPPRADFFRKELEEFLLLTRETGLDACRVKGSYAGAMGLPQFMPSSYRRLAVDFDGDGKRDLLDNPVDAIGSVAHYLHRHGWQPGAPVIGEARLKGSLHFWVEKLGLKPSLSVRQLADYGVFPLRRDDPGRRAALISLEGENGPVYRLGYDNFYAITRYNLNKRYAMAVVELGELIRRRMEENPSS from the coding sequence GTGGCGCAGGCGCTCAACCTGGCCAAATACCCCGCGCTTCGCAGCTTCGCCGCCGAGATGGGCGAGAAGCACGGTTTTTCCGCCAAAGAGCTGAAACAGGTTTTTCGCTGCGCCACCATCCGTCCCGACATCATTGAGGCCATGGAGCGTCCGCGGGAACTGCTGCCATGGTACGAGTACCGCAAAAGCTTCGTGACCGAGGACGGCGCGCAGCGTGGCGTCCGCTTCTGGAAGGAATATGCCAGGGATATTTCGCGCGCGCAGGAGCAATACGGCGTCGCGCCCGAAATCATCGTTGCGATCATCGGGGTGGAAACCCGCTACGGGCGCAACGCGGGCAATTATCCGATCCTCGACGCGCTGACCACGCTGACGCTCCAGTACCCGCCGCGCGCGGACTTTTTTCGCAAGGAGCTGGAGGAATTCCTGCTGCTGACGCGCGAGACCGGCCTCGATGCCTGCCGCGTCAAGGGCTCTTACGCCGGGGCCATGGGCCTGCCGCAATTCATGCCCAGCAGTTACCGCCGGCTGGCGGTTGATTTCGACGGCGACGGCAAACGCGACCTGCTGGACAATCCCGTGGATGCCATCGGCAGCGTGGCGCATTACCTCCACCGCCATGGCTGGCAGCCGGGCGCGCCGGTGATCGGCGAGGCGCGCCTCAAAGGCTCGCTGCATTTCTGGGTCGAAAAGCTCGGTTTGAAACCGTCCCTGTCCGTGCGCCAATTGGCGGATTACGGTGTTTTTCCGCTCCGGCGCGACGATCCCGGGCGGCGTGCCGCGCTCATCTCGCTGGAAGGCGAGAACGGACCCGTATACCGGCTGGGATACGACAATTTTTACGCCATCACCCGTTATAATCTCAACAAACGCTATGCCATGGCGGTGGTCGAGCTGGGCGAGCTGATACGCCGACGCATGGAGGAAAATCCGTCATCATGA
- a CDS encoding D-alanyl-D-alanine carboxypeptidase family protein — translation MAVAAPPEIPPPEIAAPAWVLMDHHSGQVLAERNGDKALAPASLTKLMTAYVLFAKLKAGKLRLDDDVAISPQAVKTNGARLFLRPGTTARAEELLRGMIVVSANDAAVALAEHAAKNEASFVMEMNLAARALGLEKTSFVNATGQDEPGQVSTAHDLARLTSALIRDFPEYYGWFALKELTYLDITQHNHNALLWRDPHVDGVKTGHTRGAGFCLSASANRDGMRLIATVLGARDDAARVSAGQKLLEHGFRHFETRLLYAADVPALRVRLWMGDQSMLPLGVRQNLFLTLPRGWHEKLHARLVVRQELAAPVQQGQVMGTLALDLDRQPYAEYPLVALQAIGTGNILQRTIDRVQLWLQ, via the coding sequence GTGGCTGTAGCGGCGCCTCCCGAGATACCCCCGCCGGAGATCGCGGCGCCGGCCTGGGTACTCATGGACCACCACAGCGGTCAGGTGCTGGCGGAACGCAACGGCGACAAGGCGCTTGCTCCCGCCAGCCTCACCAAGCTCATGACGGCCTATGTGCTGTTCGCGAAACTGAAGGCCGGCAAACTGCGGCTCGATGATGATGTCGCCATCAGCCCACAGGCCGTCAAAACCAATGGGGCGCGACTGTTCCTGCGCCCCGGCACCACGGCGCGCGCGGAAGAACTGTTGCGGGGCATGATCGTGGTTTCCGCCAATGACGCGGCCGTCGCCCTCGCGGAACACGCGGCGAAAAACGAGGCCAGCTTCGTCATGGAAATGAACCTGGCGGCGCGCGCACTCGGACTGGAAAAAACTTCGTTCGTGAATGCCACGGGCCAGGACGAACCGGGCCAGGTATCCACCGCACACGATCTGGCCCGCCTGACCTCGGCCCTGATCCGGGATTTTCCCGAATATTACGGGTGGTTCGCGCTGAAGGAGCTCACCTATCTCGATATCACCCAGCACAATCACAATGCGCTGCTGTGGCGCGACCCGCATGTGGACGGCGTGAAAACCGGCCACACCCGGGGGGCGGGATTCTGTCTCAGCGCCTCGGCCAACCGCGACGGCATGCGCCTGATCGCCACGGTGCTCGGCGCCCGCGACGACGCCGCCCGGGTGAGCGCCGGCCAGAAACTCCTGGAACACGGGTTCCGTCATTTCGAAACGCGCCTGCTGTACGCCGCCGATGTCCCGGCCCTGCGGGTACGCCTGTGGATGGGCGACCAGTCCATGCTTCCCCTGGGCGTGCGCCAGAACCTGTTCCTGACGCTGCCCCGCGGCTGGCACGAAAAGCTGCATGCCCGCCTGGTGGTGCGACAGGAACTGGCGGCGCCGGTGCAACAGGGGCAGGTCATGGGCACGCTGGCGCTCGACCTGGATCGGCAGCCGTACGCGGAATACCCCCTGGTGGCGCTGCAGGCGATCGGCACCGGCAATATCCTGCAGCGCACTATCGACAGAGTCCAACTCTGGTTACAGTAA
- the mrdA gene encoding penicillin-binding protein 2, with the protein MLNIPIKDQFRESRVFNSRLTVIGAIVLTLILALFLRLVYLQIFAHRHFETLSQANRIKPIPIQPPRGLVLDRNGVVLAQNYPVYTLEIIPEQVDDMNSLLEELKQVVSLNEADLKAFRKQLRERPRFENILLRSNLTEEEAARLAVRRTYFSGVELEARLQRHYPLAGLGVHFLGYVGRINEQELERIDKAAYRGMQHIGKLGVEISYEKTLLGQVGFEKVETNAHGRSLRILERIAPVAGKNLTLSIDAKLQALAEQTLGQRRGAVIAMEPATGAILAFVSTPTYDPNPFVNGIDQDSYDALLNDPDKPLINRALNGQYAPGSTIKAFLGLAALEVDNFDASKPVVCPGWFTLPGSSHQFRDWKKTGHGIVNLHDAVVQSCDVYFYKLAVAMEVDAMKKFLEPFGFGAKTGVDLLNESEGLLPSVAWKKARGQPWYPGETVITGIGQGSVLVTPMQLATATATLANHGVRMKPRLVRATVDARTQVASETVPETAGQILLKKKEHLDIQIRNLMDVVHTNRGTAYGIGYNAPYKIAGKTGTAQVKGIAQGQSYSEKLTPERFRDHALFISFAPVEDPKVAVAVIVENGGHGSSAAAPIARKIMDHVILGKTAGAAAPAPASENDE; encoded by the coding sequence ATGCTGAATATCCCCATCAAGGATCAGTTCCGGGAAAGCCGGGTATTCAATTCGCGGCTGACGGTGATTGGCGCCATCGTCCTCACGCTGATCCTGGCACTGTTCCTGCGCCTGGTTTATTTGCAGATTTTCGCGCATCGCCACTTCGAGACGCTGTCGCAGGCCAACCGCATCAAGCCGATCCCGATCCAGCCGCCGCGCGGCCTGGTGCTCGACCGCAACGGCGTGGTGCTGGCGCAGAACTACCCGGTGTACACGCTGGAAATCATCCCGGAACAGGTGGATGACATGAATTCGCTGCTGGAGGAGCTGAAACAGGTGGTCAGCCTGAACGAGGCCGACCTGAAGGCCTTCCGCAAGCAGCTGCGCGAGCGGCCGCGCTTCGAAAATATCCTGCTGCGTTCCAACCTGACCGAGGAAGAAGCGGCGCGGCTGGCCGTGCGCCGCACCTATTTCAGCGGCGTCGAGCTCGAGGCGCGGTTGCAGCGGCATTACCCGCTCGCCGGCCTGGGAGTGCATTTTCTGGGCTATGTCGGGCGCATCAACGAACAGGAACTGGAACGCATCGACAAGGCCGCCTACCGCGGCATGCAGCACATCGGCAAACTGGGCGTTGAGATCAGTTATGAAAAAACCCTGCTCGGCCAGGTCGGGTTCGAGAAGGTGGAAACCAACGCCCACGGGCGCTCCCTGCGCATTCTCGAACGCATCGCCCCGGTCGCCGGCAAAAACCTGACTCTCAGCATCGATGCCAAGCTCCAGGCGCTGGCGGAGCAGACACTCGGCCAGCGGCGCGGCGCGGTCATCGCCATGGAGCCCGCGACCGGCGCCATCCTCGCCTTCGTCAGCACGCCCACCTACGATCCCAACCCCTTCGTCAACGGCATCGACCAGGATTCCTACGACGCGTTGCTCAACGATCCGGACAAGCCGCTCATCAACCGCGCGCTCAACGGCCAGTACGCGCCGGGTTCCACCATCAAGGCCTTCCTCGGCCTGGCGGCGCTGGAGGTGGATAATTTTGACGCCAGCAAGCCGGTCGTCTGTCCCGGCTGGTTCACGCTGCCCGGCAGCTCGCACCAGTTCCGCGACTGGAAAAAAACCGGGCACGGGATCGTGAACCTGCACGATGCCGTGGTGCAATCCTGCGACGTGTACTTCTACAAACTGGCGGTGGCCATGGAAGTGGACGCCATGAAAAAATTCCTCGAGCCCTTCGGCTTTGGCGCCAAAACCGGCGTGGACCTCCTGAACGAATCGGAAGGCCTGCTGCCCTCGGTAGCGTGGAAAAAGGCGCGCGGGCAACCCTGGTACCCGGGCGAGACCGTCATCACCGGCATCGGCCAGGGATCGGTGCTGGTGACGCCGATGCAACTGGCCACGGCCACCGCCACGCTGGCCAATCACGGCGTGCGCATGAAGCCGCGGCTGGTGCGCGCCACGGTCGATGCCAGGACCCAGGTGGCGAGCGAAACCGTTCCCGAAACCGCCGGTCAGATCCTGCTGAAGAAAAAGGAGCACCTGGATATCCAGATCCGCAACCTCATGGACGTGGTGCACACCAACCGGGGAACCGCCTATGGCATCGGTTACAACGCCCCGTACAAGATCGCCGGCAAGACCGGCACGGCGCAGGTGAAGGGCATCGCGCAGGGCCAGTCCTACAGCGAGAAACTCACGCCGGAGCGTTTCCGCGACCATGCGTTGTTCATCTCCTTCGCACCGGTCGAGGACCCGAAAGTGGCGGTGGCCGTGATCGTCGAAAACGGCGGTCACGGCAGCTCCGCGGCCGCGCCTATCGCGCGCAAGATCATGGACCACGTGATCCTGGGCAAAACGGCGGGTGCGGCGGCGCCGGCGCCGGCGTCGGAGAATGATGAATAG
- the lipB gene encoding lipoyl(octanoyl) transferase LipB has protein sequence MRAARHVAPADSVTLRLLGRVDYAKAFSAMQDFTAARTPQTPDEIWLLEHLPVFTMGLKGRDGTRTHIGDIPLAYTDRGGDITYHGPGQLVAYILRDLQRRGWGPKRLVTALEQSVIELLADHGIHGERRVGAPGVYTAQGKIASLGLRVKRGCSYHGLALNIDMDLSPFSRIDPCGYPGQPVTQLADLGVRADLITIGQELAGKLTGELGYTDCHPSPDKPPVESL, from the coding sequence ATGCGCGCGGCACGCCACGTGGCACCGGCTGACAGCGTGACGCTGCGCTTGCTCGGGCGCGTGGACTACGCGAAGGCATTCAGCGCCATGCAGGACTTCACCGCGGCGCGCACGCCGCAAACGCCGGACGAGATATGGCTGCTGGAACACCTGCCGGTGTTCACCATGGGCCTCAAGGGCCGCGACGGCACGCGCACGCATATCGGCGACATCCCGTTGGCGTACACTGATCGCGGCGGCGACATCACCTATCACGGACCGGGGCAGCTCGTGGCTTACATTCTCAGGGACCTGCAACGCCGCGGTTGGGGGCCTAAACGTCTGGTCACCGCGCTGGAACAGTCCGTCATCGAACTGCTGGCTGACCATGGAATCCACGGCGAACGGCGCGTGGGCGCGCCCGGCGTTTACACCGCGCAAGGCAAAATCGCCTCGCTCGGCCTGCGCGTGAAGCGGGGATGCAGTTATCACGGTCTGGCGCTCAATATCGACATGGATCTCTCGCCCTTTTCCCGCATCGATCCCTGCGGTTATCCCGGCCAACCGGTTACGCAGCTGGCAGATCTGGGCGTACGCGCCGACCTTATAACCATCGGCCAGGAGCTGGCCGGGAAACTGACTGGCGAGCTGGGTTATACTGACTGCCATCCGTCACCGGACAAACCCCCAGTCGAGTCTTTGTAA
- a CDS encoding D-amino acid aminotransferase, producing the protein MANLTQVYLNGEFLPPDQARVSVFDRGFIFGDGVYEVIPVFGGRLFRLSHHLARLDASLSAIRLRNPHTPMEWNDIFTRLLAAGSGDQSIYLQVTRGVAPRDHAFPPNITPTVFAYAQPLKYSPPEHLAQGVAAVTTADIRWQRCDIKAIALLANALLRQQAIDQGAAEAILVRDGVVTEGAASNIFIVKNGRLVTAPKGPFILPGITRDLVVEIAHAKGIPCDELPVKIEMLSSADEVWLTSSTKEILPITRIDGKPVGDGKPGPMHAKMFALYKEYKQAFIRGQVN; encoded by the coding sequence ATGGCAAACCTGACACAGGTATATCTCAACGGCGAGTTTCTCCCGCCCGACCAGGCCCGGGTATCGGTCTTCGATCGCGGATTTATTTTCGGCGACGGCGTCTACGAAGTGATTCCGGTTTTCGGCGGCCGGCTGTTCCGCCTGTCGCATCATCTGGCGCGCCTGGACGCAAGTCTCTCCGCCATCCGCCTGCGCAATCCGCACACGCCGATGGAATGGAACGATATTTTTACGCGCCTGTTGGCGGCGGGAAGCGGCGATCAGTCCATCTATTTGCAGGTCACGCGCGGCGTCGCGCCGCGCGACCACGCCTTTCCGCCCAACATCACGCCGACGGTGTTCGCCTACGCCCAGCCGCTGAAATATTCCCCGCCGGAGCATCTGGCGCAGGGCGTGGCGGCGGTAACGACGGCCGACATCCGCTGGCAGCGCTGCGACATCAAGGCCATCGCGCTGCTGGCCAATGCGCTGCTGCGGCAGCAGGCGATCGACCAGGGCGCGGCGGAGGCGATTCTGGTGCGCGACGGCGTCGTCACCGAGGGCGCGGCCAGCAACATCTTCATCGTCAAAAACGGTCGTCTGGTGACGGCCCCCAAGGGGCCCTTCATCCTGCCCGGCATCACGCGCGACCTGGTGGTCGAGATCGCGCACGCCAAGGGCATTCCCTGCGATGAGCTGCCGGTAAAAATTGAAATGCTGTCGTCCGCGGACGAGGTATGGCTGACCAGCTCGACCAAGGAAATCCTGCCGATCACGCGCATCGACGGCAAGCCGGTGGGCGACGGCAAACCGGGGCCGATGCACGCCAAAATGTTCGCGCTCTATAAAGAATACAAACAGGCCTTCATCCGGGGGCAGGTGAACTGA